In one Nicotiana tomentosiformis chromosome 6, ASM39032v3, whole genome shotgun sequence genomic region, the following are encoded:
- the LOC138894077 gene encoding uncharacterized protein, whose translation MAKTSKTIPQKEKASSSQPAADKIPVEPRPEEYVPGAFVLISDFKVDKGSSVPGRCVGKDAVLRPPSIEEEAPASIPKPVKDNKRKRASASEDPKPKTRMARKPGKNAIPLTVESVLRLRDKDEEEVGNDGSVLVARMKKTTNAAKAAESMVIYKAPPQAEEISEEGSGRGPESLEIEDSSHRSRRTVGTSEGAGPVALRTEENAPSESLGAIAAAVHRETCSRSRAELRRYEADLRWVTEERNALRLLFGQREEEIKDLRVELAKTQQDQTDLTEQVMVILKTYGLDSGTVANILISQLQQKLEVIGKLREEVDMIRAETLGWKDGMDHLATEKETARAQLSSAENQFQSMKEKSSVQARRIEELEARLASELAKAKSDAEKAKADADAFMAVYRADGEAAQVPVRIL comes from the exons atggcaaaaacatcaaaaaccattcctcagaaagaaaaagcttcttcttcacagcccGCCGCCGACAAAATaccggtggagccacggcctgaggagtatGTGCCTGGAGCGTTTGTTCTTATCTCCGATTTTAAGGTTGACAAAGGCTCatcggttcctggccgat gtgtgggcaaagatgcagtCCTGAGGCCCCCGTCCATTGAGGAAGAGGCTCCGGCTTCTATCCCAAAaccggtgaaggataataagcGAAAAAGGGCCTCCGCTTctgaagatccaaaaccgaagacgaggatggctcgtaagccggggaagaatgccattcctttgaccgtagaatcagtccTGCGTCTAAGGGATAAAGACGAAGAAGAAGTAGGAAATGATGGGTCCGTGCTGGTAGCCCGAATGAAGAAAACCACCAATGCCGCAAAGGCAGCCGAATCGATGGTGATTTATAAAGCTCCGCCTCAGGCTGAGGAGATATCGGAGGAAGGTTCGGGCAGAGGCCCCGAATCATTAGAGATCGAGGATTCTTCCCACCGAAGTCGACGAACGGTGGGTACATCAGAAGGGGCCGGTCCTGTagctctccgaactgaggagaacgccccaagtgagtcgcttggggcaata GCCGCAGCGGTTCATCGAGAAacatgttctcggtctcgagctgagctgcgtcggtatgaggccgacctccgatgggtcacggaggagaggaatgcccttaGACTCCTCTTTGgacaaagggaagaagaaatcaaggacctccgagttGAATTGGCCAAGACTCAACAAGACCAAACCGACCTGACCGAGCAAGTAATGGTAATCTTAAAAACCTATGGGCTCGATTCtggaacggtggctaatattttgatctcacagctgcagcagaagcttgaAGTTATTGGGAAGCTACGTGAGGAGGTTGATATGATAAGGGCGGAGAccttgggatggaaagatggcatggaccATCTTGCCACagaaaaagaaactgctcgagcccaattatcatcggctgaAAACCAATTTCAAagcatgaaggagaaaagctcagttcaagcaagaagaatagaggagctcgaggctcggttggcctccgaactagccaaggccaaatctgacgccgaaaaggcaaaggccgatgcggatgcattcATGGCCGTTTATAGGGCCGAtggtgaagctgctcag GTTCCTGTTCGGATATTGTAA